TGCTGAAAACTATTCTTTGAAATAGTGTTTATACCTTCCTTCCATAACTGATTATTTGAGCTTTTCTCTATCGAAAAATGCGGAAATAACTTTGTTATCATTCCCTGATCTACTATATAATCGCACGGTAATGTTCTCGCTTCTTCTCGATAAGGAAAAATACGCGGGGATACATATGGATGGACGATTTTTTGACAAGCTACCTTCTCACTCCATATTGTCGCCGTTTGTAAAGTTCTAAGTGTAGGACTAGCAATTAATATATCCGTTTCTTGCAATGGCACATTGCATTGAAGTAATTTAGCCTGATTCCTTCCCTCATCCGTTAATGGGGGATGCAACACTTGTAAACTTGACGGCAAGTCCTTTGTATGTTCTCCTTCACCGTGCCGAACAAAGACGAGTTTCATACCCACCCTCCTCTCTCTATGAAATCCTTCAACATAATTTCTTCCCTATCTCATCCATTATTCCTGCTATATAAAAAACCGATATGTAAAAAAGATTTGACATAAATAATTAGTAAATATTACAATTATTTATGTCAAATACTTTTTACAAGAGAGAGGGGAATCACAAATATGAAATGAATAACCATCTTAATCGGAATGATCATATGGGTATATATAAACGGATTTTTTAGTAGTGATAAAACTGCTAATCCTTGGATTACAGATGATGAACGGGAAACAAAAATTAAGCAGAAAGCAATTATTGCAAGCTGGTCTGGTGTTTTTATGTTTTGTATCATTAACCTCTTAAACAAATGGTTAGGTGTAGAAACGAGCAACGCGTCACCTTACTTACCACCTTCTGTCGCAACTATTTTAAAAGAAAATGTAGAGCTACAAATTTTATTTATGCTATTTATTACGTATGGCATATTTTACGTATACTATAGAAGAAAACTAAGTGCTTAACTTTTATCTCATGATTATCCTCCTAAATGGTTATAGTAATTAGGACGAAATGAAAGGAGCGATATAAAAATGAGTAACTCGAATGATTTTTTAGATACACTGCATGAAAAACAAGCAAAAGATGAACAAAATAGAAAGCGCCAAGGGAACGGAAACCCAGCGAAAAAAAAGCCAAATAAAACGCATAAATAACAATAAAAACCTGCCTAAAATTATCTTTTAGGCAGGTTTTTTATTCTTCTTTTACCGAAATGACATTTTCCCAATTCCATTTCTCATAATACCACTCTGGTACATCTATATTTTCAATCCACTTCTTTTCTTGCTTTCCATCACTATTGGCAAGCCATACATTGGCTTTCTTACGGTCTGAACGTATCCATATTAAGTGATTGCTCTTCTTTATAAAGATTGGATGATAATCACCCTGCTCATGAGGTGGCTTTGTAATTTGATGTTGTTTATCGCTTGTACGATCAATCTCATATAAAGATGGCAGTGGCCTTTTTTCCGGCGGAGTTTCTATTCCTGCCTCTTTTGCCCTCGAAACGATAATTACTTTGTGGTTCTTCCATGCAAAATCCCAATCGACATATCCTTTCGGCGTAAATGTGTTCTGCTGAAGTACTGGCAATTCTTTTACTTTTAAATGTTTATTCTCTAACGCAACTCTCCCGCTTCCTTCAATATAGGCTAATATGTTGCTAGATGGCGCCCATTTGAACCATTGTGTGTTTAATAACATTTGGTCTATCTTTTCAAACCGGCTGCCATCTGCTCGAACTAAGCAAAGCGTATTACTATCAGCTGACCATGAAGCTGTCGGTACCGCTAAAAATGAAATCCACTTTCGATCTGGTGACCACTCAAATCCACTTGCAACTAGCGCTAGAAAGTCATCATGCTCATTTGGCAATGCATACAAATGCTTCATTTTGTGAGGATTCATATGTGCATCTTTTTGCACTTCATATAGCTGGGCTCCTGTCCATCCTGTTGGAAGTAAGTGTGCTTCAGATGATATAAGAAAGTTCTTTCCATCAGGGTACCATGCATAATCACCTACACCAGCTGATACATTTTCAAAATCAGCATTCTTTTTTTCTACCTCAAATGTATGTAATGTACCTGTAAATATAAATGCAATTATATTTTCTATTGGTGACCATTGATAATTTGATACTTCTAAGTGAAACGGCGTAACTTTCTTTCCATCTTTCAGCCGATATAACTCAAGAGTACTTTGTTTCTTCCCTTTTACATATGCTAGCCACTCCCCATCATATGACCATTTCGGTCCTGTTATGTATTCTCCTTTTGTAAGTTGTTTTTCTTTTCCATCAACTTTAATCCAGAGGTCATGATGACGAATAAAAGCAATTTTCACTCCACTATTTTCTGCTTTAGTAATAGTAATTGAACTTAAAAATATGAATAATAATGCGGTGACACTTGCTATAGCCTTTTTCATAACACTCCTCCATTTCCCTCATAGCATTCCTCAATGTCCACCTACAATATGTGAAAAATACCTATTCGACATAATCAGAAAAAATTTCTCAAGAAATTTTCAATTCATAGAGGATTAGTATGAATTATGCCGAAAATATAGTTTAGCTAACATC
This genomic interval from Bacillus thuringiensis contains the following:
- a CDS encoding histidine phosphatase family protein; amino-acid sequence: MKLVFVRHGEGEHTKDLPSSLQVLHPPLTDEGRNQAKLLQCNVPLQETDILIASPTLRTLQTATIWSEKVACQKIVHPYVSPRIFPYREEARTLPCDYIVDQGMITKLFPHFSIEKSSNNQLWKEGINTISKNSFQQIVDEFLLWCYELSVERICIVSHDGTITAYRQYLQKVVLTRSDFLQETGIYEMDLYHKILIDKG
- a CDS encoding DUF4023 domain-containing protein: MSNSNDFLDTLHEKQAKDEQNRKRQGNGNPAKKKPNKTHK
- a CDS encoding eIF2A-related protein, with the protein product MKKAIASVTALLFIFLSSITITKAENSGVKIAFIRHHDLWIKVDGKEKQLTKGEYITGPKWSYDGEWLAYVKGKKQSTLELYRLKDGKKVTPFHLEVSNYQWSPIENIIAFIFTGTLHTFEVEKKNADFENVSAGVGDYAWYPDGKNFLISSEAHLLPTGWTGAQLYEVQKDAHMNPHKMKHLYALPNEHDDFLALVASGFEWSPDRKWISFLAVPTASWSADSNTLCLVRADGSRFEKIDQMLLNTQWFKWAPSSNILAYIEGSGRVALENKHLKVKELPVLQQNTFTPKGYVDWDFAWKNHKVIIVSRAKEAGIETPPEKRPLPSLYEIDRTSDKQHQITKPPHEQGDYHPIFIKKSNHLIWIRSDRKKANVWLANSDGKQEKKWIENIDVPEWYYEKWNWENVISVKEE